Proteins from a genomic interval of Musa acuminata AAA Group cultivar baxijiao chromosome BXJ1-9, Cavendish_Baxijiao_AAA, whole genome shotgun sequence:
- the LOC103998676 gene encoding E3 ubiquitin-protein ligase WAV3 isoform X1: MGGGASRWRRAARKIGFPCASFSSETPAKTISFSGISITTESAEGKPEEAGAKGVPDKRLCAICLEPLSCGDGSTNFASNQKIFTAQCMHAFHFMCIASNVRHGSVTCPICRAQWSQLPREFTTPSISNTDPILRILDDSIATSRFNRRSFLRATRYNDDDPVEPEAAIEASHPRLHLAIIPVSSPTDVLPQHNTLPNGRKRAYLSVKLSQQQATDLILVASPNGPHLRLLKQSMTLVVFSLRPMDRLAIVTYSTTATRAFPLRRMSSQGKRAALQVIDRIFYLGEAEPAEGLRKGLKILEDRTHHNPLACILHLSDSPTQSYVCRDLQFPIPIHRFHIGFGFGMSSGFVMHEFEEFLARLLGGMIRETQVRIGAEGGRVLLGELRGGEERRIPVNSIDDCGYLAVSYSYVEGGAEQRLSTGEVVLGTEMKNDQNDPQGEIEAIDLTVRGRSNHVERWGYLDPFMARRWAKHLHGHKA, translated from the exons ATGGGTGGCGGAGCATCGAGATGGAGGAGGGCGGCGAGGAAGATTGGTTTCCCTTGCGCTTCCTTCTCCAGTGAGACCCCAGCTAAAACT ATCTCTTTCTCCGGGATTAGCATAACGACGGAGAGCGCAGAGGGAAAACCGGAGGAAGCAGGGGCGAAAGGTGTCCCTGATAAG AGACTATGTGCAATTTGCTTGGAGCCCCTTAGCTGTGGTGATGGCAGTACCAATTTTGCCAGCAACCAAAAGATCTTCACAGCACAATGCATGCATGCTTTtcacttcatgtgcattgcatcgAACGTCCGGCATGGCAGTGTTACATGCCCCATCTGCCGAGCACAATGGTCACAGCTCCCACGTGAGTTCACCACGCCCTCCATTAGCAACACTGACCCCATCCTCCGCATCCTTGATGACTCGATTGCCACTTCCCGCTTTAACCGCCGATCATTTCTCCGTGCCACCCGCTACAATGATGATGACCCTGTTGAGCCTGAAGCAGCAATTGAAGCCAGCCACCCTCGCCTTCACCTTGCCATCATTCCTGTTTCATCACCAACAG ATGTGCTTCCACAACATAATACTTTGCCAAATGGGCGGAAGAGGGCCTACCTGTCTGTAAAACTCTCTCAGCAACAAGCAACTGATCTGATTCTTGTTGCAAGCCCAAATGGGCCTCATTTAAGGCTGCTCAAGCAATCCATGACACTTGTGGTCTTCTCGCTGCGTCCCATGGATCGGTTGGCCATCGTAACCTACTCCACCACCGCCACTCGTGCCTTCCCTCTAAGGCGGATGTCATCTCAAGGGAAGCGGGCAGCACTACAAGTTATCGATCGCATATTTTACCTAGGTGAAGCTGAACCTGCTGAAGGGCTCCGGAAAGGTCTCAAGATATTGGAGGACCGGACTCACCACAATCCACTTGCTTGCATCCTCCACCTTTCAGACAGCCCGACCCAAAGTTATGTCTGCAGAGACCTGCAGTTTCCCATCCCAATTCACAGGTTCCATATTGGTTTTGGATTTGGGATGTCAAGTGGGTTTGTAATGCATGAGTTTGAAGAGTTCTTAGCTAGATTGCTTGGGGGCATGATCAGAGAGACCCAAGTAAGAATAGGAGCAGAGGGTGGACGGGTATTGTTGGGGGAgctgagaggaggagaagaaaggagGATACCAGTGAACTCAATCGATGACTGTGGATACCTTGCTGTCAGCTATAGCTATGTTGAAGGAGGAGCAGAACAGAGGCTAAGCACTGGGGAAGTAGTGCTTGGGACCGAGATGAAGAATGACCAAAATGATCCTCAGGGTGAGATTGAAGCAATTGATCTCACTGTTAGAGGAAGGAGCAACCATGTCGAGAGGTGGGGTTACCTTGACCCCTTCATGGCTCGACGATGGGCGAAGCATCTGCATGGACACAAAGCATGA
- the LOC103998676 gene encoding probable E3 ubiquitin-protein ligase WAVH2 isoform X2 — protein MHAFHFMCIASNVRHGSVTCPICRAQWSQLPREFTTPSISNTDPILRILDDSIATSRFNRRSFLRATRYNDDDPVEPEAAIEASHPRLHLAIIPVSSPTDVLPQHNTLPNGRKRAYLSVKLSQQQATDLILVASPNGPHLRLLKQSMTLVVFSLRPMDRLAIVTYSTTATRAFPLRRMSSQGKRAALQVIDRIFYLGEAEPAEGLRKGLKILEDRTHHNPLACILHLSDSPTQSYVCRDLQFPIPIHRFHIGFGFGMSSGFVMHEFEEFLARLLGGMIRETQVRIGAEGGRVLLGELRGGEERRIPVNSIDDCGYLAVSYSYVEGGAEQRLSTGEVVLGTEMKNDQNDPQGEIEAIDLTVRGRSNHVERWGYLDPFMARRWAKHLHGHKA, from the exons ATGCATGCTTTtcacttcatgtgcattgcatcgAACGTCCGGCATGGCAGTGTTACATGCCCCATCTGCCGAGCACAATGGTCACAGCTCCCACGTGAGTTCACCACGCCCTCCATTAGCAACACTGACCCCATCCTCCGCATCCTTGATGACTCGATTGCCACTTCCCGCTTTAACCGCCGATCATTTCTCCGTGCCACCCGCTACAATGATGATGACCCTGTTGAGCCTGAAGCAGCAATTGAAGCCAGCCACCCTCGCCTTCACCTTGCCATCATTCCTGTTTCATCACCAACAG ATGTGCTTCCACAACATAATACTTTGCCAAATGGGCGGAAGAGGGCCTACCTGTCTGTAAAACTCTCTCAGCAACAAGCAACTGATCTGATTCTTGTTGCAAGCCCAAATGGGCCTCATTTAAGGCTGCTCAAGCAATCCATGACACTTGTGGTCTTCTCGCTGCGTCCCATGGATCGGTTGGCCATCGTAACCTACTCCACCACCGCCACTCGTGCCTTCCCTCTAAGGCGGATGTCATCTCAAGGGAAGCGGGCAGCACTACAAGTTATCGATCGCATATTTTACCTAGGTGAAGCTGAACCTGCTGAAGGGCTCCGGAAAGGTCTCAAGATATTGGAGGACCGGACTCACCACAATCCACTTGCTTGCATCCTCCACCTTTCAGACAGCCCGACCCAAAGTTATGTCTGCAGAGACCTGCAGTTTCCCATCCCAATTCACAGGTTCCATATTGGTTTTGGATTTGGGATGTCAAGTGGGTTTGTAATGCATGAGTTTGAAGAGTTCTTAGCTAGATTGCTTGGGGGCATGATCAGAGAGACCCAAGTAAGAATAGGAGCAGAGGGTGGACGGGTATTGTTGGGGGAgctgagaggaggagaagaaaggagGATACCAGTGAACTCAATCGATGACTGTGGATACCTTGCTGTCAGCTATAGCTATGTTGAAGGAGGAGCAGAACAGAGGCTAAGCACTGGGGAAGTAGTGCTTGGGACCGAGATGAAGAATGACCAAAATGATCCTCAGGGTGAGATTGAAGCAATTGATCTCACTGTTAGAGGAAGGAGCAACCATGTCGAGAGGTGGGGTTACCTTGACCCCTTCATGGCTCGACGATGGGCGAAGCATCTGCATGGACACAAAGCATGA